The Platichthys flesus chromosome 8, fPlaFle2.1, whole genome shotgun sequence genome has a window encoding:
- the LOC133959079 gene encoding uncharacterized protein LOC133959079: MMDKTFAYRRQEVVRESPMIADFKTRWPALFNVHEVCLEFKRITTIHLESKFFSELDAYSADLIKLFAKKGGVQGKQIRSIMVPMTETDSIDVRRECILKSLCVYLNEDPEKLVKEYLSDDESSLAAMAETVFGVFVIRHHGAGPSENPEDVGIILEGVMVLHELRYVPFAVAMLLALVYALNLSYPRELRYTFEALQKIIMKLDGNKLSAKVQALKTLLSR; this comes from the exons ATGATGGACAAGACCTTTGCTTACAGGAGGCAAGAAGTAGTTCGGGAGTCACCAATGATAGCTGACTTCAAAACGAGGTGGCCGGCTCTCTTCAATGTGCATGAG GTGTGTTTGGAATTCAAGAGAATCACAACAATCCATTTAGAGTCAAAGTTCTTCTCTGAGCTGGATGCTTACTCTGCAGACCTAATCAAGTTGTTTGCCAAGAAAGGCGGAGTTCAAGGGAAACAGATCAGAAGCATCATGGTACCCATGACTGAG ACTGACAGCATTGATGTCAGAAGAGAATGCATACTGAAAAGTCTTTGCGTCTACTTGAATGAAGATCCAGAGAAGCTGGTGAAAGAATACCTG AGCGATGATGAAAGCAGTCTGGCGGCTATGGCAGAGACGGTCTTTGGAGTTTTTGTCATTCGACACCACGGTGCAGGGCCCAGTGAGAACCCAGAGGATGTCGGAATTATTCTGGAGGGTGTAATGGTGTTGCATGAGTTGAGGTATGTGCCTTTTGCAGTGGCAATGTTGCTTGCGCTCGTCTATGCTCTAAACCTGAGCTACCCCAGAGAACTAAGATACACCTTTGAAGCTCTGCAGAAGATCATTATGAAACTAGATGGAAATAAACTTTCCGCAAAAGTGCAAGCTCTCAAAACATTGCTTTCCCGTTAA